A DNA window from Bradyrhizobium barranii subsp. barranii contains the following coding sequences:
- the thrS gene encoding threonine--tRNA ligase, with protein sequence MTDQPKSESGFQYSLSNLRPVTPPEKITLTFPDGARREYAKSITGLEIAKGISPSLAKRTVAMALDGVVADLDDPIEADAKIELINRDDPRALELIRHDCAHVLAEAVQTLWPGTQVTIGPVIENGFYYDFFRNEPFTPEDFAAIEKKMREIIARDKPFTKEVWDREKTKQVFRDKGEAFKVELVDAIPGNEPIKIYYQGDWFDLCRGPHMTSTGKVGNAFKLMKVAGAYWRGDSNNPMLTRIYGTAFAKQEDLDAYLKQIEEAEKRDHRKLGRELDLFHFQEEGPGVVFWHAKGWTIFQQLIAYMRRRLAGDYSEVNAPQILDKSLWETSGHWGWYRENMFAAQSAGDEAEDKRWFALKPMNCPGHVQIFKHGLKSYRDLPLRLAEFGVVHRYEPSGAMHGLMRVRGFTQDDAHVFCMEDQLADECLKINDLILSTYADFGFTGDLTVKLSTRPEKRVGTDAMWDHAERVMATVLREIQSQNNHIKTEINPGEGAFYGPKFEYVLRDAIGRDWQCGTTQVDFNLPERFGAFYIDHDSGKKAPVMVHRAICGSMERFIGILIEHYAGNFPLWLSPVQVVVTTITSEADEYAKQVLEQVRRAGLRAEIDLRNEKINYKVREHSLAKIPALLVCGKKEAETQSVSVRRLGSDGQKVMTTVEALAALVDEATPPDVRRARDAA encoded by the coding sequence ATGACCGACCAGCCCAAATCCGAATCCGGCTTTCAATACAGCCTCAGCAATCTGAGACCCGTGACCCCGCCCGAAAAGATCACCCTCACCTTCCCCGACGGCGCCCGGCGCGAATACGCCAAGAGCATCACCGGCCTCGAGATCGCCAAGGGCATTTCGCCGTCGCTGGCCAAGCGCACGGTCGCGATGGCGCTCGACGGCGTGGTCGCCGATCTCGACGATCCCATCGAAGCCGATGCCAAGATCGAGCTGATCAACCGCGACGATCCGCGCGCGCTCGAGCTGATCCGCCACGACTGCGCCCACGTGCTCGCCGAAGCCGTGCAGACGCTGTGGCCCGGCACGCAAGTCACCATCGGTCCCGTGATCGAAAACGGCTTCTACTACGACTTCTTCCGCAACGAGCCGTTCACGCCGGAAGACTTTGCCGCGATCGAGAAGAAGATGCGCGAGATCATCGCGCGCGACAAACCCTTCACCAAGGAAGTCTGGGACCGCGAGAAGACCAAGCAGGTGTTCCGCGACAAGGGCGAGGCGTTCAAGGTCGAGCTGGTCGACGCCATTCCCGGCAACGAACCGATCAAGATCTACTACCAGGGCGACTGGTTCGATCTCTGCCGCGGCCCGCACATGACCTCGACCGGCAAGGTCGGCAACGCCTTCAAGCTGATGAAGGTGGCCGGCGCCTATTGGCGCGGCGACAGCAACAACCCGATGCTGACGCGCATCTACGGCACGGCGTTCGCGAAGCAGGAGGACCTCGACGCTTATCTGAAGCAGATCGAGGAAGCCGAAAAGCGCGACCATCGCAAGCTCGGGCGCGAGCTCGACCTCTTCCACTTCCAGGAAGAAGGTCCGGGCGTCGTGTTCTGGCACGCCAAGGGCTGGACCATCTTCCAGCAGCTGATCGCCTATATGCGCCGGCGCCTCGCCGGCGACTACAGCGAGGTCAATGCGCCGCAGATCCTCGACAAGTCCTTGTGGGAGACCTCGGGCCATTGGGGCTGGTATCGCGAGAACATGTTCGCGGCGCAGTCCGCCGGCGACGAGGCCGAGGACAAGCGCTGGTTCGCGCTGAAGCCGATGAACTGCCCCGGCCACGTGCAGATCTTCAAGCACGGCCTGAAGAGCTACCGCGACCTGCCGCTGCGCCTCGCCGAGTTCGGCGTGGTGCATCGCTATGAGCCCTCCGGCGCCATGCATGGCCTGATGCGCGTGCGCGGCTTCACCCAGGACGACGCGCACGTCTTCTGCATGGAAGACCAGCTCGCTGACGAGTGCCTGAAGATCAACGATCTCATCCTGTCGACCTACGCCGACTTCGGCTTCACCGGCGATCTCACGGTGAAGCTCTCGACCCGGCCCGAGAAGCGCGTCGGCACCGATGCGATGTGGGATCACGCGGAGCGTGTGATGGCGACGGTGCTGCGCGAGATCCAGTCGCAGAACAATCACATCAAGACCGAGATCAATCCGGGCGAAGGCGCCTTCTACGGGCCGAAGTTCGAATATGTGCTGCGCGACGCCATCGGCCGCGACTGGCAGTGCGGCACCACGCAGGTCGACTTCAACCTGCCGGAGCGGTTCGGTGCGTTCTACATCGACCATGACAGCGGCAAGAAGGCGCCGGTGATGGTGCATCGCGCGATCTGCGGCTCGATGGAGCGCTTCATCGGCATCCTGATCGAGCACTATGCCGGCAATTTCCCGCTCTGGCTGTCCCCGGTGCAGGTGGTGGTCACCACCATCACCTCGGAGGCCGACGAGTATGCCAAGCAGGTGCTGGAACAGGTCCGGCGCGCGGGGCTTCGGGCCGAGATCGACCTGCGCAACGAAAAGATCAACTACAAGGTCCGCGAGCACTCGCTGGCCAAGATTCCGGCACTGCTCGTGTGCGGCAAGAAGGAGGCCGAGACGCAGTCGGTCTCGGTCCGCCGGCTCGGCAGCGACGGCCAGAAGGTGATGACAACGGTGGAGGCGCTCGCCGCCCTCGTCGACGAGGCCACCCCACCGGACGTCCGGCGGGCGCGCGACGCGGCCTGA
- a CDS encoding nitroreductase family protein gives MPDAIELLKTRRSVKPREMTGPGPSPAELETILTIGARVPDHGKLAPWRFIIFEGDARERAGEVIATVFARKNPDAPAANIETERKRLTDAPLVIGIVSFTKPHPKVPAFEQELSAGASVMNIVTAATALGYGACWLTGWFAFDRDVLDGLGLKPDEKLAGLVHIGTPTKPSEDRPRPFLSEIVTRF, from the coding sequence GTGCCCGACGCCATCGAACTCCTGAAGACCCGTCGCTCGGTCAAGCCGCGCGAGATGACCGGGCCCGGCCCCTCCCCCGCCGAGCTCGAAACCATCCTCACCATCGGCGCGCGCGTGCCCGACCACGGCAAGCTCGCGCCCTGGCGCTTCATCATTTTCGAGGGTGACGCCCGCGAGCGGGCCGGCGAGGTCATCGCGACGGTCTTTGCCCGCAAGAATCCGGACGCACCGGCGGCGAACATCGAGACCGAGCGCAAACGCCTCACCGACGCGCCGCTGGTGATCGGTATCGTCAGCTTCACCAAGCCGCATCCGAAGGTGCCGGCGTTCGAGCAGGAATTGTCGGCCGGCGCCAGCGTCATGAACATTGTCACGGCCGCGACCGCGCTCGGCTACGGCGCGTGCTGGCTGACCGGCTGGTTCGCCTTCGACCGCGACGTGCTGGACGGCCTCGGCCTCAAGCCGGACGAAAAGCTCGCCGGCCTCGTCCATATCGGCACGCCGACCAAGCCAAGCGAAGACCGTCCGCGACCGTTCCTTTCGGAAATCGTGACGCGTTTTTAA
- a CDS encoding serine hydrolase domain-containing protein, whose product MKRREFLVGAALLAGTMGRSRSADIPAPSADGLERITAYFDNEVTLGRLPGAVVLVQQHGKPAYLKNFGVRDTRTGLAMTPDTIFAIHSMTKPITCLGAMMLIDEGRLALTDPVSKYVPLFADTKVGLEPEGTSKVELEPPIRPVNIEDLLRQTSGISYDYIGAPWVMQVYQAANIFEGPFNNRQFADRIAKLPLTRQPGTLWRYGHSTDVLGAVIEIISGQTLYEFLKQRILDPLGMNSTKFVLKTPEERARMARPLPSDPVLLAGERDRLDHPEWESGGGGLLSTITDYQRFSQMLLNGGEFEGKRYLSPAVFKAMTTDHVGPGSGVGRDYFYFPGDGYGYGIGVRTDPGNAKPPPAGSIGELKWDSGSGTYFGVDPKLDMVYLLMQQTQNERSRITPAFKELVYGCYPEGLRRP is encoded by the coding sequence ATGAAGCGTCGTGAATTTCTGGTCGGGGCCGCGCTGCTGGCCGGCACGATGGGGCGCAGCCGCTCCGCCGACATCCCTGCCCCGTCGGCCGACGGACTTGAGCGCATCACCGCGTATTTTGACAACGAGGTGACGCTTGGCCGCCTGCCGGGCGCGGTGGTCCTGGTCCAGCAGCACGGCAAGCCGGCGTATCTGAAGAACTTCGGCGTGCGCGACACCAGGACCGGCCTTGCGATGACGCCGGACACGATCTTCGCCATCCACTCCATGACCAAGCCGATCACGTGCCTGGGCGCGATGATGCTGATCGACGAGGGCAGGCTCGCGCTCACCGACCCCGTGTCGAAATACGTCCCGCTCTTCGCCGACACCAAGGTGGGCCTGGAGCCGGAGGGCACCTCGAAGGTCGAACTCGAGCCTCCGATCCGCCCTGTCAACATCGAGGATCTGCTGCGGCAAACCTCGGGCATCAGCTACGACTATATCGGCGCCCCATGGGTGATGCAGGTTTACCAGGCCGCCAATATTTTCGAGGGGCCCTTCAACAACAGGCAATTCGCCGACCGCATCGCCAAGCTGCCGCTCACGCGCCAGCCCGGAACGCTGTGGCGCTACGGCCATTCCACCGACGTGCTCGGCGCCGTCATCGAGATCATCTCGGGCCAGACGCTGTATGAATTCCTCAAGCAGCGCATTCTCGATCCGCTCGGAATGAACAGCACCAAATTCGTGCTGAAAACGCCGGAGGAGCGCGCCCGGATGGCGCGGCCGCTGCCGAGCGACCCGGTCCTGCTCGCCGGCGAGCGCGACCGCCTTGACCATCCCGAATGGGAATCCGGCGGCGGCGGGCTGCTCTCGACCATCACCGACTATCAGCGCTTCTCGCAGATGCTGCTCAATGGCGGCGAGTTCGAGGGCAAGCGTTACCTCAGCCCCGCCGTGTTCAAGGCCATGACGACCGATCACGTCGGGCCCGGCTCCGGCGTGGGACGCGACTATTTCTATTTCCCGGGCGACGGCTATGGCTACGGCATCGGTGTGCGCACCGATCCCGGTAACGCGAAGCCGCCGCCGGCCGGATCGATCGGCGAATTGAAATGGGACTCAGGCAGCGGCACCTATTTCGGCGTCGATCCCAAGCTCGACATGGTCTACCTCCTGATGCAGCAGACCCAGAACGAGCGCAGCCGCATCACGCCCGCCTTCAAGGAACTGGTCTACGGCTGCTATCCCGAAGGGCTACGCCGCCCGTGA
- a CDS encoding putative bifunctional diguanylate cyclase/phosphodiesterase: MTAAKKMPGKPAAEMFDDIPVLQRKWRAALKPGERLPRYEDVMLGSLGRLADHIALLKNDGALELSRSGRYVQKWLGEERWDIPVAELSPDCATALSEAVASALENGRPHQASAHCVRDGMVRIYDVLALPTASRWGATLVGAYINERGAQYNLLDAIFSSTDDAVVSLATLRDAAGKPFDLQIVHHNKSAGALLKVASAGLLWRRIGEGHTLLAAPEIMDFLLKVVSGGRGEQLEIEDDGRYLRLSATAFADLVSLTISDVTALKRRDASFRLLFDNNPMPMWVFEAQTKEFLSVNDAAVQHYGYSRATFLRMKLHEIWPEDEWDSHAEALERIGDTYHSSRNWRHLCADGSEIEVLTFGRRVAFDDRDGYLVAVVDITERRKAEARIAHMAHHDGLTDLPNREHFQQCLKQALDQAGGKRVGVLYIDLDLFKNINDSFGHPVGDRLLKQVAERLTTAVRGGNLAARLGGDEFAVILAADVSPNEASACATLLIDMLKAPYDLDGQEMVIGASIGIALSPGDGTTSEELMRNADMALYRAKSDGGGVHHFFEREMDLQAQKRRDMELDLRRAFANGEFELHYQPLVSIASDRISGFESLLRWRHPDKGMISPAEFIPVAEDIGLITQLGEWVLREACAEAVKWPVDVKVAVNLSPAQFRSRNLVQVVISALAQSGLSPKRLELEITESIFLAETDANLAILHQLRELGVSISMDDFGTGYSSLSYLRSFPFDKIKIDRSFVKDLAQRPDCVAIVRAISGLGRSLNITTTAEGVETEDQLDWLRAEGCNEVQGFLFSAARPAAEIAKLLADFGQRASRAA, from the coding sequence ATGACTGCCGCGAAGAAGATGCCGGGAAAACCGGCCGCCGAAATGTTTGACGACATCCCGGTGCTTCAACGCAAATGGCGTGCCGCGTTGAAGCCGGGCGAACGGCTGCCGCGCTATGAGGACGTGATGCTTGGGAGCCTCGGACGGCTCGCCGACCACATCGCGCTGCTGAAGAACGATGGCGCGCTCGAATTGTCGCGCAGCGGGCGTTACGTGCAGAAATGGCTCGGCGAGGAGCGCTGGGATATCCCGGTCGCCGAGCTCTCGCCCGATTGCGCCACGGCGCTGTCGGAGGCTGTGGCGAGCGCGCTCGAGAACGGACGTCCGCACCAGGCCAGCGCGCATTGCGTGCGCGACGGCATGGTCCGGATCTACGATGTGCTGGCGTTGCCGACCGCCTCGCGCTGGGGCGCCACGCTGGTTGGCGCCTACATCAACGAGCGCGGCGCGCAGTACAATCTCTTGGACGCGATCTTCTCGTCGACCGATGACGCGGTGGTTTCGCTGGCGACGCTGCGCGATGCCGCAGGCAAGCCGTTCGATCTCCAGATCGTGCATCACAACAAGAGCGCCGGTGCGCTGTTGAAGGTCGCGAGCGCGGGCCTGTTGTGGCGGCGGATCGGCGAGGGGCACACGCTATTGGCCGCGCCCGAAATCATGGACTTCCTGCTCAAGGTCGTCTCCGGCGGCCGCGGCGAGCAGCTCGAGATCGAAGACGACGGACGTTACCTTCGGCTCAGTGCCACCGCCTTCGCCGATCTGGTCTCGTTGACGATCTCCGACGTCACCGCGTTGAAGCGGCGCGACGCCTCGTTTCGCCTTCTGTTCGACAACAACCCGATGCCGATGTGGGTGTTCGAGGCACAGACCAAGGAATTCCTCAGCGTCAACGATGCCGCGGTCCAGCATTACGGCTACAGCCGCGCCACCTTCCTGCGGATGAAGTTGCACGAGATCTGGCCCGAGGACGAGTGGGACAGCCACGCCGAGGCGCTCGAACGCATCGGCGACACCTATCATTCCTCGCGCAACTGGCGCCATTTGTGTGCCGACGGCAGCGAGATCGAGGTGCTCACTTTCGGCCGCCGCGTCGCCTTCGACGATCGCGACGGCTATCTGGTCGCGGTGGTCGACATCACGGAGCGGCGCAAGGCCGAGGCGCGGATCGCCCACATGGCGCACCATGACGGGCTCACCGATCTGCCGAACCGCGAACATTTCCAGCAGTGCTTGAAGCAGGCGCTCGATCAGGCCGGCGGAAAACGGGTCGGCGTGCTCTATATCGATCTCGACCTGTTCAAGAACATCAATGATTCCTTCGGGCATCCGGTGGGGGATCGCCTGCTGAAGCAAGTTGCCGAACGCCTCACCACCGCGGTCCGCGGCGGCAATCTCGCGGCCCGGCTTGGCGGCGACGAGTTCGCCGTGATCCTGGCAGCCGACGTCTCGCCGAACGAAGCCAGCGCCTGCGCGACCTTGCTGATCGACATGCTGAAGGCGCCCTACGACCTCGACGGCCAGGAGATGGTGATCGGCGCCAGCATCGGCATCGCGCTGTCGCCCGGCGACGGCACGACGTCGGAGGAGCTGATGCGCAACGCCGACATGGCGCTGTACCGGGCGAAGTCCGATGGCGGCGGCGTGCACCATTTCTTCGAGCGCGAGATGGACCTCCAGGCGCAGAAGCGCCGAGACATGGAGCTCGATCTGCGCCGCGCCTTCGCCAATGGCGAATTCGAGCTGCACTACCAGCCGCTGGTGTCGATCGCGTCCGACCGCATCTCCGGCTTCGAATCGCTGTTGCGCTGGCGTCATCCCGACAAGGGCATGATTTCGCCGGCGGAATTCATTCCGGTCGCCGAAGACATCGGCCTCATCACCCAGCTCGGCGAGTGGGTGCTGCGTGAGGCCTGCGCGGAGGCGGTGAAATGGCCTGTCGACGTCAAGGTCGCGGTCAATCTGTCGCCGGCGCAATTCCGCAGCCGCAACCTGGTCCAGGTCGTGATTTCCGCGCTTGCGCAGTCCGGCCTGTCGCCGAAGCGGCTCGAGCTCGAGATCACCGAGTCGATCTTCCTGGCGGAGACCGATGCCAATCTCGCCATCCTGCATCAATTGCGCGAGCTAGGCGTCAGCATCTCCATGGATGATTTCGGCACCGGCTATTCGAGCCTCAGCTATCTCCGTAGCTTCCCGTTCGACAAGATCAAGATCGACCGTTCGTTTGTGAAGGATCTGGCGCAGCGGCCCGATTGCGTCGCGATCGTGCGCGCGATCTCCGGCCTCGGCCGCAGCCTCAACATCACCACAACGGCTGAAGGCGTCGAGACCGAGGATCAGCTCGACTGGCTGCGCGCCGAAGGCTGCAACGAGGTGCAGGGGTTTCTGTTCAGCGCGGCGCGGCCCGCCGCCGAGATCGCAAAGCTGCTGGCCGATTTCGGCCAGCGCGCCTCACGGGCGGCGTAG
- a CDS encoding alpha/beta hydrolase, giving the protein MLRLTLLGSFSMDRGGPVTLRNKKAQALVAFLAMNPGVVHVRERLAALLWPDSHEDAARQSLRQCISMLRHDCAELPLSADHDLLGFDIGAVTTDVVEFKDAVSDPSIANLKRAAELYRGPFLEGLNARSDLFDEWLLGERTRLRAVATSAFHTLLQELQLIGAREEAIALALRLLAIDPLQEEVDCALMRLYSEQGQTALALRQYKRCEAILRKELNVEPDQETRALYQQLLRHRSQHRVPPEDVAAAEPAASPRQLKQNVRTCTARDGVRIAYASVGAGPPLVKAANWLNHLEFDFASPVWQHWIEALSRDNTFLRYDERGTGLSDWDVFDISFDAFVRDLETVVDAAGLERFPLLGISQGCAISIAYAVKHPERVSHLVLYGGYAKGWRHQDPSNVARREALTTLVLEGWGQESPVFRQIFTSLFIPEANAEQAQWFNDLQRITTSPQNAFRLTNIFGEIDVRHLLQDVRTPTLVLHARADASVKFTEGQELAARIKGATFVPLESPNHILLGTEPAWSVFLDSVRRFLAPDRCR; this is encoded by the coding sequence ATGCTGCGGTTGACCTTGCTGGGTTCGTTTTCCATGGACCGGGGCGGGCCGGTCACCTTGCGCAACAAGAAGGCGCAGGCCCTCGTGGCATTTCTGGCCATGAACCCTGGGGTCGTCCATGTTCGTGAGCGGCTTGCGGCGTTGCTCTGGCCCGACAGTCACGAGGACGCGGCGCGACAAAGCTTGCGCCAATGCATCAGCATGCTGCGACATGATTGCGCCGAGCTGCCGCTGTCCGCCGATCACGACCTGCTTGGCTTCGATATCGGCGCCGTCACGACCGACGTCGTCGAATTCAAGGATGCGGTATCCGATCCGTCCATCGCCAATTTGAAACGTGCAGCGGAGTTGTATCGCGGCCCCTTTCTCGAGGGACTGAACGCGCGGTCCGATCTTTTCGACGAGTGGTTATTGGGCGAGCGGACCCGGTTGCGCGCCGTCGCCACCTCTGCCTTCCATACGCTGCTGCAGGAATTACAGCTTATCGGCGCACGGGAGGAGGCGATCGCGTTGGCGCTCCGTTTGTTGGCGATCGATCCGTTGCAGGAAGAGGTGGATTGCGCCTTGATGCGGCTCTACTCCGAGCAGGGGCAGACCGCGTTGGCGTTGCGGCAATACAAGCGCTGCGAGGCGATCCTGCGCAAAGAGCTCAACGTCGAGCCGGATCAGGAGACGAGGGCGCTCTACCAGCAACTCCTGCGACATCGGTCGCAGCATCGGGTGCCACCCGAGGATGTGGCCGCCGCTGAGCCGGCGGCTTCGCCGAGGCAGCTCAAGCAGAACGTTCGAACCTGCACCGCGCGCGACGGGGTGCGCATCGCCTATGCGTCGGTCGGCGCCGGGCCGCCGCTGGTGAAAGCCGCCAATTGGCTCAATCATCTGGAATTCGACTTTGCGAGCCCGGTCTGGCAGCACTGGATCGAGGCGTTGAGCCGCGACAACACGTTCCTGCGCTACGACGAACGCGGTACGGGCTTGTCGGACTGGGATGTCTTCGACATCTCCTTCGACGCTTTCGTGCGTGATCTCGAGACGGTCGTCGATGCGGCGGGGCTCGAACGTTTTCCCCTGCTTGGCATTTCTCAGGGCTGCGCGATCTCGATAGCCTACGCCGTGAAGCACCCGGAGCGTGTCAGTCATCTCGTTCTTTATGGCGGATACGCAAAGGGTTGGCGCCATCAGGACCCGTCAAACGTGGCCCGCCGGGAGGCATTGACAACTCTGGTCCTCGAGGGGTGGGGGCAAGAAAGTCCGGTGTTTCGCCAGATATTCACGTCCCTCTTCATTCCTGAAGCAAATGCCGAGCAGGCGCAGTGGTTCAACGATCTGCAGCGGATTACGACGTCGCCGCAGAACGCCTTCAGGCTTACGAATATCTTCGGCGAAATCGATGTGCGGCATCTGCTGCAGGATGTACGAACGCCGACCCTGGTGTTGCACGCTCGTGCCGACGCGAGCGTAAAGTTCACGGAGGGGCAGGAACTCGCTGCTCGGATTAAAGGCGCAACATTCGTTCCGCTCGAGAGTCCCAATCATATCTTGCTGGGGACCGAGCCGGCCTGGTCGGTATTTCTGGACAGTGTAAGAAGGTTTCTCGCGCCCGATCGCTGTCGGTGA
- a CDS encoding DUF1127 domain-containing protein, whose amino-acid sequence MTLISLSTSSLAAPFGRRGIPLLLARFRRLLNGWIAAAIAHHERRAALVALRPLDDRALKDVGLYRGPFDDRIERAARSRWSRFRQA is encoded by the coding sequence GTGACCCTGATTTCCCTATCCACATCAAGCCTCGCGGCGCCCTTCGGGCGCCGAGGCATTCCGCTGCTTCTCGCGAGGTTCCGGCGCCTGCTGAACGGTTGGATCGCCGCCGCCATTGCCCATCACGAGCGCCGGGCGGCGCTCGTCGCCCTGCGCCCGCTGGACGACCGGGCGTTGAAGGATGTGGGTCTCTATCGCGGCCCGTTCGATGACCGCATCGAACGCGCTGCACGGTCTCGATGGAGCCGCTTCCGGCAGGCGTGA